In a single window of the Harpia harpyja isolate bHarHar1 chromosome 3, bHarHar1 primary haplotype, whole genome shotgun sequence genome:
- the SLC1A2 gene encoding excitatory amino acid transporter 2 isoform X2 yields the protein MPKQVEVRMHESHLSPVEHRSRNICVQFCQSLHRNLLLTLTVLGVILGALCGGLLRLATPIDPDIIMLIAFPGDILMRMLKMLILPLIISSLITGLSGLDAKASGRLGTRAMVYYMSTTIIAAVLGVILVLAIHPGNPKLKKQLGQGKKNDEVSSLDAFLDLIRNLFPENLVQACFQQIQTVTKKVLVPPPIEEPPNVTDSAFAMMNETVPEAPPEAQLVIKKGLEFKDGMNVLGLIGFFIAFGIAMGKMGEQAKMMVDFFNILNEIVMKLVTMIMWYSPLGIACLICGKIIAIKDLEVVARQLGMYMVTVIVGLLIHGGIFLPLLYFVITRKSPFSFLAGIFQAWITALGTASSAGTLPVTFRCLEENLGIDKRVTRFVLPVGATINMDGTALYEAVAAIFIAQMNGIELDGGQIVTVSLTATLASVGAASIPSAGLVTMLLILTAVGLPTQDISLLVAVDWLLDRMRTSVNVVGDSFGAGIVYHLSKAELDTIDSHHKGHEDIEMTKTQSIYDDMKNHRENNSNQCVFAAHNSVIVDECKVTLATNGKSADFSVVEEEPWKREN from the exons ATGCCTAAGCAAGTAGAAGTGCGGATGCATGAAAGTCATTTAAGTCCAGTGGAGCACAGATCCAGGAACATATGTGTGCAGTTCTGCCAGTCGCTCCACAGGAATCTGCTCCTGACTCTCACTGTATTAG GTGTGATCCTGGGTGCACTGTGTGGGGGTCTTCTTCGTCTAGCGACACCTATTGACCCTGACATCATCATGTTAATAGCCTTCCCAGGAGATATACTTATGAGGATGCTAAAAATGCTGATCCTCCCTTTAATTATCTCCAGTTTAATCACAG GACTGTCTGGTTTAGATGCTAAAGCAAGTGGCCGATTGGGTACAAGAGCCATGGTCTACTACATGTCCACCACTATTATTGCTGCTGTGCTGGGCGTGATTTTGGTTTTAGCCATCCATCCAGGGAATCCGAAACTCAAGAAACAGCTTGGTCAAGGGAAGAAGAATGATGAAGTATCTAGTCTGGATGCTTTCTTGGATCTGATTCGAAACCTCTTCCCTGAAAATCTAGTCCAAGCGTGCTTTCAGCAG ATCCAAACTGTCACCAAGAAGGTGCTGGTACCACCACCCATTGAAGAACCACCTAATGTCACCGACTCTGCTTTTGCGATGATGAATGAGACAGTACCTGAAGCACCACCAGAAGCCCAGCTGGTCATTAAGAAGGGACTTGAATTTAAGGATGGCATGAATGTCCTGG GTTTGATAGGATTCTTTATCGCTTTTGGCATTGCTATGGGGAAAATGGGAGAACAGGCCAAGATGATGGTGGATTTCTTCAACATCCTGAATGAGATTGTAATGAAGTTAGTAACTATGATCATGTG GTATTCCCCTTTGGGCATTGCTTGCCTCATCTGTGGAAAAATCATTGCAATCAAGGACTTAGAAGTAGTTGCTAGACAACTTGGCATGTACATGGTCACTGTGATTGTGGGTCTTCTCATCCATGGAGGGATCTTCCTGCCTCTGCTTTACTTTGTGATAACAAGGAAGAGCCCATTTTCATTCCTTGCTGGGATTTTCCAGGCATGGATCACAGCACTAGGCACAGCTTCCAG TGCTGGAACATTACCTGTTACATTCCGGTGTCTTGAAGAAAATCTAGGCATTGATAAGCGTGTAACAAGGTTTGTTCTTCCTGTTGGAGCAACTATTAACATGGATGGAACTGCCCTTTATGAAGCTGTGGCTGCCATCTTCATAGCACAGATGAATGGAATTGAGCTGGATGGAGGCCAGATAGTTACTGTGAG tttgaCCGCCACCCTTGCAAGTGTTGGAGCTGCCAGTATTCCCAGCGCGGGACTTGTCACTATGCTTCTGATCCTTACTGCAGTGGGTCTCCCTACCCAGGACATCAGTTTGCTTGTTGCTGTTGACTGGCTTTT GGACCGGATGAGAACATCAGTCAATGTAGTGGGGGATTCTTTTGGTGCTGGCATTGTCTACCACCTTTCCAAGGCAGAACTTGACACCATTGATTCCCATCATAAAGGGCACGAAGACATTGAAATGACCAAGACTCAGTCAATCTATGACGACATGAAAAATCATAGGGAAAACAACTCAAACCAATGTGTTTTTGCAGCTCACAACTCAGTCATAGTAGATGAGTGCAAG
- the SLC1A2 gene encoding excitatory amino acid transporter 2 isoform X1, whose amino-acid sequence MASTEGANNMPKQVEVRMHESHLSPVEHRSRNICVQFCQSLHRNLLLTLTVLGVILGALCGGLLRLATPIDPDIIMLIAFPGDILMRMLKMLILPLIISSLITGLSGLDAKASGRLGTRAMVYYMSTTIIAAVLGVILVLAIHPGNPKLKKQLGQGKKNDEVSSLDAFLDLIRNLFPENLVQACFQQIQTVTKKVLVPPPIEEPPNVTDSAFAMMNETVPEAPPEAQLVIKKGLEFKDGMNVLGLIGFFIAFGIAMGKMGEQAKMMVDFFNILNEIVMKLVTMIMWYSPLGIACLICGKIIAIKDLEVVARQLGMYMVTVIVGLLIHGGIFLPLLYFVITRKSPFSFLAGIFQAWITALGTASSAGTLPVTFRCLEENLGIDKRVTRFVLPVGATINMDGTALYEAVAAIFIAQMNGIELDGGQIVTVSLTATLASVGAASIPSAGLVTMLLILTAVGLPTQDISLLVAVDWLLDRMRTSVNVVGDSFGAGIVYHLSKAELDTIDSHHKGHEDIEMTKTQSIYDDMKNHRENNSNQCVFAAHNSVIVDECKVTLATNGKSADFSVVEEEPWKREN is encoded by the exons TGCCAACAATATGCCTAAGCAAGTAGAAGTGCGGATGCATGAAAGTCATTTAAGTCCAGTGGAGCACAGATCCAGGAACATATGTGTGCAGTTCTGCCAGTCGCTCCACAGGAATCTGCTCCTGACTCTCACTGTATTAG GTGTGATCCTGGGTGCACTGTGTGGGGGTCTTCTTCGTCTAGCGACACCTATTGACCCTGACATCATCATGTTAATAGCCTTCCCAGGAGATATACTTATGAGGATGCTAAAAATGCTGATCCTCCCTTTAATTATCTCCAGTTTAATCACAG GACTGTCTGGTTTAGATGCTAAAGCAAGTGGCCGATTGGGTACAAGAGCCATGGTCTACTACATGTCCACCACTATTATTGCTGCTGTGCTGGGCGTGATTTTGGTTTTAGCCATCCATCCAGGGAATCCGAAACTCAAGAAACAGCTTGGTCAAGGGAAGAAGAATGATGAAGTATCTAGTCTGGATGCTTTCTTGGATCTGATTCGAAACCTCTTCCCTGAAAATCTAGTCCAAGCGTGCTTTCAGCAG ATCCAAACTGTCACCAAGAAGGTGCTGGTACCACCACCCATTGAAGAACCACCTAATGTCACCGACTCTGCTTTTGCGATGATGAATGAGACAGTACCTGAAGCACCACCAGAAGCCCAGCTGGTCATTAAGAAGGGACTTGAATTTAAGGATGGCATGAATGTCCTGG GTTTGATAGGATTCTTTATCGCTTTTGGCATTGCTATGGGGAAAATGGGAGAACAGGCCAAGATGATGGTGGATTTCTTCAACATCCTGAATGAGATTGTAATGAAGTTAGTAACTATGATCATGTG GTATTCCCCTTTGGGCATTGCTTGCCTCATCTGTGGAAAAATCATTGCAATCAAGGACTTAGAAGTAGTTGCTAGACAACTTGGCATGTACATGGTCACTGTGATTGTGGGTCTTCTCATCCATGGAGGGATCTTCCTGCCTCTGCTTTACTTTGTGATAACAAGGAAGAGCCCATTTTCATTCCTTGCTGGGATTTTCCAGGCATGGATCACAGCACTAGGCACAGCTTCCAG TGCTGGAACATTACCTGTTACATTCCGGTGTCTTGAAGAAAATCTAGGCATTGATAAGCGTGTAACAAGGTTTGTTCTTCCTGTTGGAGCAACTATTAACATGGATGGAACTGCCCTTTATGAAGCTGTGGCTGCCATCTTCATAGCACAGATGAATGGAATTGAGCTGGATGGAGGCCAGATAGTTACTGTGAG tttgaCCGCCACCCTTGCAAGTGTTGGAGCTGCCAGTATTCCCAGCGCGGGACTTGTCACTATGCTTCTGATCCTTACTGCAGTGGGTCTCCCTACCCAGGACATCAGTTTGCTTGTTGCTGTTGACTGGCTTTT GGACCGGATGAGAACATCAGTCAATGTAGTGGGGGATTCTTTTGGTGCTGGCATTGTCTACCACCTTTCCAAGGCAGAACTTGACACCATTGATTCCCATCATAAAGGGCACGAAGACATTGAAATGACCAAGACTCAGTCAATCTATGACGACATGAAAAATCATAGGGAAAACAACTCAAACCAATGTGTTTTTGCAGCTCACAACTCAGTCATAGTAGATGAGTGCAAG